A window of Halobacillus naozhouensis genomic DNA:
GTGGGATGGACGCCCTAATGATGCGTGTCCAACTAGCATTTCCCGGTATGGACTTCTTAGGCTCGCAACACTATAATGAAATTTTTACAACTCACGGAACAGTCATGATCATTTTTATGGCCATGCCATTCTTGATCGGTCTAATGAACGTGATCGTACCCTTGCAAATTGGTGCCAGAGACGTAGCATTTCCGGCCTTGAACGCCTTAAGTTTCTGGTCGTTCCTATTTGGGGCCATGTTATTTAATATATCTTTCGTAATCGGCGGTTCTCCAGATGCCGGTTGGACCAGTTACACACCGCTCGCTGGTGCAGCAATGAGTCCTGGTCCAGGACAGAACTTTTATTTGATGGGTCTCCAGTTATCAGGGATTGGAACACTGGCCACGGGGATAAACTTTATGGTTACGATTATTAAAATGCGTGCTCCAGGAATGAAAATGTTTCAAATGCCAATTTTCACCTGGTCAACACTCGTAACAGCGTTTATTATTGTTTTTGCCTTTCCTATTCTAACTGTTGCATTAGCTTTAATGACAATTGATAGAGTATTTGGTTCCCAGTTCTTCACCTTAACCGGCGAAGGCTTACCGATGATGTGGGCTAACTTGTTCTGGATGTGGGGACACCCAGAAGTTTATATTGTTATTTTGCCTGCCTTTGGTATCTTCTCAGAGGTTATTGCGACATTTGCGCGCAAGCAGTTGTTCGGTTATAAGGCCATGGTTTGGTCGATGATCCTTATCGCAGGATTAAGTTTCCTTGTATGGGTTCACCACTTCTTTACGATGGGGGCCGGAGCATTTGTTAACTCTGTATTCTCTGTTTCAACAATGCTGATCGCGGTTCCAACTGGTGTTAAAATATTTAACTGGCTCGCTACACTATACAAGTCGAAAATTCAGTTTACAGTAGCCAACCTATGGGCACTTGCCTTTATCCCAAGTTTCGTAATCGGGGGGGTTACGGGTGTTATGCTGGGTATGGCTGCAGCCGATTACCAGTTCCACAATTCGTATTTCCTAGTGGCACACTTCCACTATGTGCTTATAGCTGGAACCGTATTTGCCTGCTTCGCAGGTCTTGTGTATTGGTATCCGAAAATGTTTGGCCACAAACTTAATGAAAAACTTGGTAAAATTAGCTTTTGGTTCTTCCTTATTGGCTTCCATGTTTGTTTCTTCCCACAATATTTCGTGGGGCTGGATGGTATGCCGCGTCGAGTCTTTACCATTATCCCAGAATGGATGCCCCTTAACGTCATTTCGACTGTAGGTGCTTTCGGTATGGGACTTGGTTTTGCCATCTTCGTTTACAACATTTACTATAGTTATCGTTACAGCGAGCGTGAAAAGAGCGGTGATTCATGGGATGGACGCACACTGGAATGGGCTACTCCAACTCCAGTACCGTTTTACAATTTCGCGACTGTTCCTCATGTAAACT
This region includes:
- the qoxB gene encoding cytochrome aa3 quinol oxidase subunit I, whose amino-acid sequence is MQLDEFFVTGEPLIYAGMVSIVLVTAAIIFVLTYFKRWGWLWREWLTTVDHKKIGIMYILSALAMLFRGGMDALMMRVQLAFPGMDFLGSQHYNEIFTTHGTVMIIFMAMPFLIGLMNVIVPLQIGARDVAFPALNALSFWSFLFGAMLFNISFVIGGSPDAGWTSYTPLAGAAMSPGPGQNFYLMGLQLSGIGTLATGINFMVTIIKMRAPGMKMFQMPIFTWSTLVTAFIIVFAFPILTVALALMTIDRVFGSQFFTLTGEGLPMMWANLFWMWGHPEVYIVILPAFGIFSEVIATFARKQLFGYKAMVWSMILIAGLSFLVWVHHFFTMGAGAFVNSVFSVSTMLIAVPTGVKIFNWLATLYKSKIQFTVANLWALAFIPSFVIGGVTGVMLGMAAADYQFHNSYFLVAHFHYVLIAGTVFACFAGLVYWYPKMFGHKLNEKLGKISFWFFLIGFHVCFFPQYFVGLDGMPRRVFTIIPEWMPLNVISTVGAFGMGLGFAIFVYNIYYSYRYSEREKSGDSWDGRTLEWATPTPVPFYNFATVPHVNSHDAFIEMKETGETTFDEEKVEPIHMPSNTGQPIIMMGIAFIASFGIVFEWMWMAIAGLIGVIVMMGVRSFDYDDGFHVEVDEIKRTERKARRL